A genomic segment from Candidatus Hydrogenedentota bacterium encodes:
- a CDS encoding leucine-rich repeat domain-containing protein, producing MRTANTQWGRLDRNKSGRLVVSAVGMALCLALVLTAGSGEKASGASGGLSVPAVGMTKQGRVERLGGVTGVAYAVAVDGSTAYVGSSDGLYAINVSNPANPQVANYFATPAPVTGVALAGGKAYVTWGTSGYGGMSVVNLGTFLGVATVGPASVPALDVVVSGSYAYVALGGTDLESGNWLAEVDVINISGATPQVLGYYLTEGWPHRLALAKNRVFVALERYDAWDDFYYGAVELINATTPTAPIYAGEVNYIEGGVTDISIPNSEFAYVGWYQYEGGGGAKGAAGSAPDAPPSPKGKAALYYGGVDVLNISNIADVQRIDTSYADGGLDALHANNDYLYALWASSDTDGGLIVADIKSDPVYPDMLGYYDTFNVGYDVVAAGGLIFAANGTNGLEIFRYSPPEPPVADFYAEPLSGPAPLTVRFYDTSEPGGEPIHTWDWDFGDGGTSSLQNPTHVYTVPGDYDVTLYVETDVDGSVVTLEQYIHVTAGGEGEGEGEGEGEGEGEGEGEGEGEAPVVFADANLEAAVREAIELPTGPIYPRDLDGLVELYAFGKGIRNLDGIEYCTDLEILGLGSDWETESKNFISDLTPLSGLLRLRELQLDNNLIENLTPLQSLTNLEFLGLGGNQISNIAPLAGLTRLWGLILFYNPITTIAPIAGLRELIELDLDGLHLGDIGAVSQMTKLEMLWMAQNDLTDASLTALSSLTKMKYLSMWDNQITDLSPLSGMTDLIGLYLDSNAITSLAPLANCTKLVELFATYNLIESIEPLRNLTDLTMLAIWANLIQSLDPVANLTKLEYLDAESNAISDASPLSGLTRLHKLWLGGNRIESIAALAANTGLGYDTELDEPDYVGLVSNPLNQDALCNVIPALETRGAFVEYDGYCGALGPVADFTANVTSGAAPLTVQFTDTSNLNGAELIDRLWDFGDGTPKTDEAAPSHVYQNAGAYTVALMVTTAIGTDWETRVGYITVTSNRPVLTGASPNSGSTQGGTAVVINGRNLTGTTSVTFGGAPAAISSVSATSLSVVTPAHAAGQVDIAVTTGAGTALLSGGFTYVGGVQVTGTVKDASSGNPLAGASVVLRNNVTNTQIDADTTDGNGAFALDAPNSTTALKVVATLTGYAQAEIANVRAPIALEILMSGNAPAKPAGLTAWAGAAEVRLRWEANTETTLDGYNVYRNDTKINAQLIREPSYTDTAIVAGQTYTYRVEAVNKSGVPGPKSDPVTAKAGTVTVWLPDTAGDPAQPDKSEIRLPINISNARGLSAKSLNIDLRYDAALVKDVRVFPSQITKEANFLPNTREAGRVQITSIGSSNILKGEGALFDVYLKLAANAPAGACGAVTLSRVALYDKDANPITVDYSDTAQMCIKSGHMLGDLNDDGYIDSGDALRALRLTVRLDTFQDWQREAGDMNGDRAVDSADAVMLLRAGVGFPLSPGMEKSLEKQSLAFLLKAGQPANVRLGEASAPRGGIARIPLQVDDVTGLSGSEFVVSFPPDLSLDSEASVEGAPLIKDFLTSVKIETSSVRLGIGSPKALQGKAANTLFYLNFRVSGTAAPGDLPIRLGEVKLKGQFGDSFDWYTDIVTYDGKVTVEAVGEGEGEGEGEGEGEGEGEGEGEGEGEGEGEGEGEGEGEGEEPPPPGCFGKR from the coding sequence ATGCGTACGGCAAACACACAATGGGGTCGTCTTGATCGAAATAAGAGCGGCCGTCTGGTTGTATCGGCCGTCGGCATGGCCTTGTGTCTGGCGCTGGTGTTGACGGCTGGGTCCGGCGAGAAGGCCTCCGGCGCTTCGGGCGGCTTGAGTGTGCCGGCCGTCGGCATGACCAAACAGGGCCGGGTGGAAAGACTGGGCGGTGTCACGGGCGTGGCCTACGCCGTGGCCGTGGACGGTTCGACGGCCTATGTCGGCAGTTCCGACGGGCTGTATGCCATCAACGTATCCAATCCGGCCAACCCACAGGTGGCGAATTACTTTGCCACGCCGGCCCCCGTCACGGGCGTGGCGCTGGCCGGCGGCAAGGCCTACGTTACTTGGGGAACCTCCGGTTACGGCGGCATGAGTGTCGTCAATCTCGGTACGTTCTTGGGTGTCGCCACAGTGGGTCCGGCCTCCGTGCCTGCGCTGGATGTCGTGGTCAGCGGAAGTTACGCCTACGTCGCGTTGGGCGGGACCGATCTCGAATCGGGCAACTGGCTTGCCGAAGTGGACGTCATCAACATTTCCGGCGCCACGCCGCAAGTGCTGGGTTATTATCTGACGGAAGGCTGGCCGCATCGGCTCGCGCTGGCCAAAAACCGTGTGTTCGTCGCGCTCGAACGGTATGACGCATGGGACGATTTCTATTACGGCGCGGTCGAGTTGATCAATGCGACTACCCCCACGGCGCCGATCTACGCCGGCGAGGTGAATTACATCGAGGGCGGCGTCACGGACATTTCGATTCCGAACAGCGAATTCGCCTATGTCGGGTGGTATCAGTACGAGGGCGGAGGCGGCGCGAAGGGCGCCGCCGGAAGCGCCCCCGATGCCCCGCCGTCGCCAAAGGGCAAAGCCGCGCTTTATTACGGCGGCGTGGACGTGCTGAATATCTCGAATATTGCCGATGTCCAGCGGATCGACACGAGCTATGCGGACGGCGGCCTTGATGCCCTTCACGCGAACAACGACTATCTGTACGCCTTATGGGCGAGTTCGGACACCGACGGCGGCCTGATTGTCGCGGACATCAAGAGCGATCCCGTCTATCCGGACATGCTGGGCTATTACGATACGTTCAATGTCGGATACGATGTGGTGGCTGCGGGCGGCCTGATTTTTGCCGCCAACGGAACGAACGGCCTCGAAATTTTCCGGTATTCCCCGCCCGAACCGCCGGTCGCGGATTTTTACGCGGAACCGCTGTCAGGACCGGCCCCGTTGACGGTTCGCTTTTACGACACCTCAGAACCGGGAGGCGAGCCGATTCACACTTGGGATTGGGATTTCGGCGACGGCGGAACATCGAGCCTCCAGAATCCCACGCATGTGTATACCGTTCCCGGCGACTATGACGTGACGCTCTATGTCGAAACGGACGTGGATGGAAGCGTCGTTACCCTCGAACAGTATATCCATGTTACGGCGGGAGGCGAAGGCGAGGGCGAAGGCGAGGGCGAAGGCGAGGGCGAAGGCGAGGGCGAGGGTGAAGGCGAGGGTGAAGCACCGGTCGTGTTTGCCGATGCCAACCTCGAAGCCGCGGTGCGTGAAGCCATCGAGTTGCCGACGGGACCCATTTATCCACGCGATCTCGACGGTCTCGTCGAACTGTACGCCTTTGGCAAGGGTATTCGAAATCTGGACGGCATCGAATACTGCACCGACCTCGAAATTCTGGGACTGGGTTCCGACTGGGAGACGGAGAGCAAAAATTTCATATCCGATCTGACGCCCCTGAGCGGATTGCTACGGTTACGGGAACTTCAATTGGACAACAACCTGATTGAAAATCTCACGCCGCTTCAATCGCTGACAAATCTCGAGTTTCTGGGTCTGGGCGGCAATCAAATATCGAATATCGCGCCACTGGCCGGTCTGACGCGTCTGTGGGGATTGATCCTTTTCTACAACCCGATAACGACCATTGCGCCCATCGCCGGCCTGCGGGAACTCATCGAGTTGGATCTCGATGGGCTGCACCTGGGCGATATCGGCGCGGTGTCGCAAATGACCAAACTTGAAATGCTCTGGATGGCCCAAAACGACCTGACCGACGCATCGCTCACGGCACTGTCTTCCCTTACGAAAATGAAATATCTTTCGATGTGGGACAACCAGATTACGGATCTGTCCCCGCTGTCCGGCATGACCGATTTGATCGGTTTATATTTGGACAGCAACGCCATCACGAGCCTTGCGCCCCTTGCGAATTGCACGAAACTGGTCGAATTGTTTGCGACCTACAATCTCATTGAAAGCATCGAACCGCTACGCAATCTGACCGATCTGACGATGCTGGCGATATGGGCCAACCTGATCCAGAGCCTGGATCCGGTTGCAAACTTGACCAAACTGGAGTACCTCGACGCCGAATCCAACGCCATCTCGGACGCGTCGCCGTTGAGCGGCCTCACCCGGCTGCACAAGTTATGGCTCGGCGGTAACCGGATCGAATCCATCGCTGCGCTCGCGGCCAATACGGGCCTCGGCTATGACACCGAACTGGACGAGCCGGACTATGTGGGACTTGTGAGCAATCCGCTCAACCAGGACGCGCTGTGCAACGTCATTCCCGCGCTGGAAACCCGCGGGGCATTTGTCGAATACGACGGCTACTGCGGCGCGCTGGGACCGGTCGCCGATTTCACGGCCAACGTGACGTCCGGCGCGGCGCCCCTGACGGTCCAGTTCACCGACACATCGAATCTGAACGGGGCGGAATTGATTGACCGGCTTTGGGATTTCGGTGACGGCACGCCAAAAACCGACGAGGCCGCGCCGTCGCATGTTTACCAGAACGCGGGCGCCTACACCGTGGCGCTGATGGTTACCACAGCCATCGGCACCGACTGGGAGACGCGCGTAGGCTACATCACGGTCACGAGCAACCGGCCGGTCTTGACGGGCGCGTCGCCGAACAGCGGCTCGACGCAGGGCGGGACGGCGGTCGTCATCAACGGGCGGAATCTGACGGGAACGACATCGGTTACGTTCGGCGGCGCCCCGGCCGCGATTTCCAGCGTGTCGGCCACGAGCCTGTCCGTCGTGACGCCGGCGCACGCCGCGGGCCAGGTGGATATCGCCGTAACGACCGGCGCGGGCACGGCGCTGCTTTCAGGCGGATTCACCTACGTCGGCGGCGTACAGGTGACCGGCACGGTCAAGGATGCCTCCTCGGGCAATCCCCTGGCGGGCGCCTCCGTCGTGCTGCGCAACAACGTCACCAACACACAGATTGACGCCGACACAACGGACGGCAACGGGGCGTTTGCCCTCGATGCGCCGAACAGCACGACGGCGCTCAAAGTCGTGGCGACGCTGACCGGTTACGCACAAGCGGAAATCGCCAACGTGCGCGCGCCGATCGCACTGGAAATCCTTATGTCGGGCAACGCGCCGGCGAAACCGGCCGGCCTTACCGCGTGGGCGGGCGCCGCCGAGGTGCGCCTGCGGTGGGAAGCCAATACGGAAACGACGCTCGACGGCTACAACGTCTATCGAAACGACACGAAGATCAACGCGCAGTTGATCAGGGAGCCTTCCTACACCGACACGGCCATTGTGGCCGGCCAGACCTACACGTATCGGGTCGAGGCCGTGAACAAGTCCGGCGTGCCCGGTCCGAAATCCGATCCCGTTACCGCCAAGGCGGGCACGGTCACCGTGTGGCTGCCGGACACCGCCGGCGATCCCGCCCAGCCCGACAAATCCGAAATCCGCCTGCCGATCAACATATCGAACGCGCGGGGATTGAGCGCCAAGAGCCTGAACATTGACCTGCGATACGATGCCGCGCTCGTCAAGGATGTGCGCGTGTTTCCGTCGCAAATTACCAAGGAGGCCAACTTCCTGCCCAATACCCGCGAGGCCGGGCGCGTGCAGATCACCAGCATCGGCAGCTCGAATATCCTCAAGGGCGAGGGCGCGCTGTTCGACGTCTATTTGAAACTCGCGGCGAACGCGCCGGCCGGCGCCTGCGGAGCGGTGACGCTCAGCCGCGTGGCGCTGTACGACAAGGACGCCAACCCGATAACCGTGGATTATTCGGATACCGCGCAGATGTGCATCAAGTCGGGCCACATGCTCGGCGATCTGAACGACGACGGCTACATAGACAGCGGCGACGCGTTGCGCGCCCTCCGGCTCACGGTGCGTCTCGACACCTTCCAGGATTGGCAGCGCGAGGCCGGCGACATGAACGGCGACAGGGCCGTAGATTCCGCCGACGCGGTCATGCTGCTACGCGCGGGCGTCGGATTCCCGCTGAGTCCCGGCATGGAAAAAAGTCTCGAAAAACAGTCGCTTGCCTTCCTGCTCAAAGCCGGGCAACCCGCAAACGTGCGCCTGGGCGAAGCATCCGCGCCACGCGGTGGCATCGCGCGTATCCCGCTGCAGGTTGACGACGTGACCGGACTGAGCGGCAGCGAGTTCGTCGTTTCGTTTCCGCCCGACCTGAGCCTCGACTCCGAGGCGTCCGTCGAGGGCGCGCCGTTGATCAAGGATTTCCTTACGAGCGTCAAGATCGAAACCAGCAGCGTCCGACTCGGCATTGGCAGCCCGAAGGCTCTGCAAGGCAAAGCCGCCAACACCCTATTCTACCTGAACTTCCGCGTTTCCGGCACGGCCGCGCCGGGCGATTTGCCCATCCGGCTCGGTGAAGTCAAACTCAAGGGCCAATTCGGCGACAGTTTCGACTGGTACACCGACATCGTCACATACGACGGCAAAGTGACCGTCGAAGCCGTCGGCGAGGGCGAAGGCGAAGGCGAAGGCGAAGGTGAAGGCGAAGGTGAAGGTGAAGGCGAAGGTGAAGGCGAAGGTGAAGGTGAAGGCGAAGGCGAAGGCGAAGGCGAAGGCGAAGGCGAAGAACCACCGCCGCCGGGCTGTTTTGGAAAACGTTGA
- a CDS encoding aldo/keto reductase, with the protein MQSSRHRMNRRTFLKVGTLGAASAMTPAIPAQEAAPEPVCRVFGRTGLKVNVVGFGSLKTSEPAVFQAAFDRGVNWVDTARVYMDGRNERLVGEALKGYRDKVYVSTKVVPGPIEEMEASVAESLDALGLESVDLMQLHHLNSRDEVFNKDYRAFFARLRKEGKTKFVGVTSHSNEIEVLDAVVSDPEKFWDTMMIPYNFKSPPATKAAIERAAKAGVGIIAMKTQAGGYETRELGDISPHQAALKYVLRDPNVSFAIPGMTDLKQVEECVAVMRMTLTRADLELLERYGRAIAPYYCHRCGVCRGGCPAGIQIPEINRSLMYAEGYRDMALARSTYRAIPACASASACERCSECTARCPNGLDIAERMQKARTLFA; encoded by the coding sequence ATGCAATCCTCGCGGCATCGCATGAATCGCCGGACGTTTCTGAAGGTCGGAACCTTGGGAGCGGCGTCGGCCATGACCCCCGCAATCCCGGCACAGGAGGCCGCGCCCGAACCGGTGTGCCGGGTCTTTGGCCGCACGGGTCTCAAGGTCAACGTGGTCGGTTTCGGATCGCTGAAGACTTCCGAGCCGGCCGTGTTTCAGGCGGCCTTCGACCGGGGTGTGAATTGGGTGGACACGGCGCGCGTCTATATGGACGGACGCAACGAGCGTCTGGTCGGCGAGGCGCTGAAAGGCTATCGCGACAAGGTGTATGTTTCGACCAAGGTTGTTCCGGGACCCATCGAGGAGATGGAAGCCTCTGTCGCGGAGAGCCTCGACGCGCTGGGCTTGGAGTCCGTGGATTTGATGCAGTTGCACCATCTCAATTCGAGGGACGAGGTGTTCAACAAGGATTACCGGGCCTTTTTCGCCCGGCTGCGCAAGGAAGGGAAGACGAAATTCGTCGGGGTGACGAGCCATTCGAACGAAATCGAAGTGCTCGATGCGGTCGTTTCGGATCCGGAAAAGTTCTGGGACACGATGATGATTCCCTACAACTTCAAGAGTCCGCCGGCCACGAAGGCGGCCATCGAACGCGCGGCGAAAGCGGGCGTCGGCATCATCGCCATGAAAACGCAGGCCGGCGGCTACGAAACGCGGGAACTGGGCGACATCAGCCCGCACCAGGCCGCGCTCAAATACGTCCTGCGCGACCCCAATGTTTCCTTCGCGATTCCGGGCATGACGGATCTCAAGCAGGTCGAGGAATGCGTTGCGGTGATGCGTATGACGTTGACGCGGGCGGACCTCGAATTGCTCGAACGGTATGGCAGGGCCATTGCCCCGTATTATTGCCACCGGTGCGGCGTCTGCCGCGGGGGATGTCCCGCCGGCATCCAAATCCCGGAAATCAACCGAAGCCTCATGTACGCGGAAGGATACCGCGACATGGCGCTGGCGCGTTCGACCTATCGCGCGATTCCGGCGTGCGCGTCGGCGTCGGCCTGCGAAAGGTGCTCGGAATGCACGGCGCGGTGTCCAAACGGTCTCGACATCGCCGAGCGCATGCAAAAGGCTCGAACACTGTTTGCGTGA